A region from the Nitrospirota bacterium genome encodes:
- a CDS encoding 3'-phosphoesterase, translated as MPRFVVHEHHARHLHFDLRLEMAGVLKSWAVPKGPSMNPADKRLAIAVQDHELDYGSFEGIIPEGQYGAGRVVIWDKGSFILHGGCVEDGRLEFTLNGKKLKGGFVLFKMSGKEWLLIKRKDKFIEPDFKLKTVLP; from the coding sequence ATGCCACGATTCGTTGTTCATGAGCATCATGCAAGACATCTTCATTTTGACCTTAGATTGGAAATGGCAGGCGTGCTCAAGTCATGGGCTGTGCCAAAAGGTCCTTCGATGAATCCAGCCGATAAAAGGCTTGCAATAGCAGTTCAAGACCATGAGCTTGATTATGGCTCATTCGAGGGTATAATTCCCGAAGGTCAATATGGTGCAGGCAGGGTCGTAATCTGGGATAAGGGAAGTTTCATCCTCCATGGAGGATGTGTTGAAGACGGAAGGCTTGAATTTACATTGAATGGGAAAAAGCTCAAAGGTGGATTTGTGCTTTTTAAGATGTCAGGCAAAGAGTGGCTTCTTATAAAAAGAAAGGATAAATTTATAGAGCCTGATTTTAAGCTAAAGACTGTTCTTCCATGA